Proteins encoded in a region of the Onychostoma macrolepis isolate SWU-2019 chromosome 20, ASM1243209v1, whole genome shotgun sequence genome:
- the b4galt6 gene encoding beta-1,4-galactosyltransferase 6 encodes MWKWRRLMRLSNRSLMAFIFFFSMSTTCLYFIYVAPGIVNTYFFMVQAQGIMLRDNVRTIGHMIRLYTNKNSTLNGTDYPDGNNSSEYIAQPTTYLPENFTYAQNLPCPKRLPSMKGQMEVNMTEVPMEEIELKLKHLDIQFGGHWKPKDCKPRWKVAILIPFRNRHEHLPILFQHLAPMLQRQRLQFAFYVIEQTGTQPFNRAMLFNVGFKEAMKDLDWDCVVFHDVDHIPENDRNYYGCGQMPRHFAAKLDKYMYILPYNEFFGGVSGLTVEQFLKINGFPNAFWGWGGEDDDLWNRVHYAGFNVTRPEGDIGKYKSIPHHHRGEVQFLGRYKLLRYSKERQHLDGLNNLQYSPEISLSSLYKNITVNLNPELAPIAEY; translated from the exons TCAACACATATTTCTTCATGGTACAGGCTCAGGGCATCATGTTACGAGACAATGTGCGGACCATTGGTCACATGATCAGGCTATACACCAATAAGAACAGTACTCTCAACGGCACAG ATTATCCAGATGGAAATAACTCGAGCGAGTATATCGCTCAGCCAACCACATACCTCCCTGAGAACTTCACATATGCTCAGAACCTGCCCTGTCCCAAACGGTTACCTTCTATGA AGGGTCAGATGGAAGTGAACATGACAGAGGTTCCTATGGAGGAGATTGAACTGAAGCTCAAACATCTGGACATTCAATTTGGAGGCCACTGGAAGCCCAAAGATTGCAAACCACGCTGGAAG gtggCCATTTTAATCCCCTTTAGGAATCGCCACGAGCATCTTCCCATTCTCTTTCAGCACCTCGCCCCTATGCTCCAACGCCAGCGCTTGCAGTTTGCCTTTTATGTCATTGAACAG ACGGGTACTCAGCCGTTTAACCGTGCCATGCTGTTTAACGTGGGCTTTAAAGAGGCCATGAAAGACCTGGACTGGGACTGTGTGGTGTTTCACGACGTCGATCACATCCCAGAAAACGACCGTAATTATTACGGCTGTGGTCAGATGCCTCGACACTTCGCTGCCAAGCTTGACAAGTACATGTACAT tcTTCCCTACAATGAGTTTTTCGGTGGAGTCAGTGGACTTACTGTTGAACAATTCCTCAAGATCAATGGCTTTCCCAATGCATTCTGGGGCTGGGGCGGAGAGGATGATGACCTCTGGAACAG GGTACATTACGCAGGTTTCAATGTGACCAGGCCAGAAGGTGATATTGGGAAATACAAATCTATCCCCCATCACCACAGAGGAGAGGTGCAGTTTCTGGGGAG GTACAAGCTGCTGAGGTACTCTAAAGAACGACAGCATCTGGACGGCTTGAACAATCTGCAGTACTCTCCGGAGATCTCTCTGAGCAGCCTGTATAAGAACATCACGGTCAATCTGAATCCCGAGCTTGCCCCCATAGCAGAGTACTGA
- the ttr gene encoding transthyretin — protein sequence MKLCSNMAKAVICVLLASLFACCKSAPVALHGGADVLCPLTVKILDAVKGTPAGNIALDVYRQDQGGTWEKIASGKVDMTGEVHSLITDEEFTPGVYRVEFNTKAYWKAEGRAPFHQVADVVFEAHAEGHRHYTLALLLSPFSYTTTAVVVKAHE from the exons ATGAAGTTGTGCTCTAACATGGCTAAAGCAGTTATTTGTGTGCTTCTTGCATCTCTCTTTGCCTGCTGTAAATCTGCACCAGTG GCTCTTCATGGTGGTGCAGATGTTCTCTGCCCTCTGACAGTAAAGATCTTGGATGCTGTGAAAGGGACTCCCGCTGGAAATATAGCTCTGGATGTCTATCGCCAAGATCAAGGTGGGACATGGGAAAAGATTGCCAGTGG GAAAGTGGACATGACTGGAGAGGTGCACAGCTTGATCACGGACGAGGAGTTCACTCCTGGCGTGTATCGGGTGGAGTTTAACACTAAAGCCTACTGGAAGGCGGAGGGTCGTGCACCTTTTCACCAGGTGGCCGAT gtggtgtttgaggctcatgCAGAGGGGCATCGTCATTATACTCTGGCTCTTCTTCTGAGCCCCTTCTCGTACACCACAACAGCTGTAGTCGTCAAAGCACACGAGTGA
- the si:ch73-74h11.1 gene encoding desmoglein-2-like protein codes for MTASRANSRSNRRKREWILPPTRLYENIDYTKEDFVAKIRSDKDINWQMVEYGLTGHGADKAPYNLFVINPENGYVRVTSLLDREKTSLYNLTGIAKFRNGSIAEENIELKIKVEDQNDNPPIFKQQRGSVRESSKIGTPVVQIKATDADEPDTLNSKIAYSILRQTPAESGHMFSIDKTTGIVYVKEKALDRERHDTYTLIVQGVDMNGAASGNTGTGTVQIRILDINDNVPTLEKEEYSGSVDEGVIDVVVMRIKALDKDLEFTDNWLAVFDIHKGNEDNIFSIETDPKTNEGILKLVKPVDFEKVKELDLSLVISNVAPFINGSALELDVNLDKGLGPGAGLGAGAGVGAGLGVGLGLGLGLDAGLDAGLDAGLDAGLDLDAGLGVDAGLDAGLGLDAGLDAGLDLGAGVDAGGDVGLKPDGKPGAKPGPSPGVKPGTKPGTKPSGKPGSEPDKKPAGKGYPVKISVNNQPDGPSFSPSVKGFPVSEDPDNKDFPIVLGTYAALDGDTGEPAENVRYAKGHDPDNWLSIDEETAEIKLTKAPDRESKFLVNGTYFAKIICMTQDVPAKTATGTIALKVEDSNDHCPKLTSTHHQTCDNNKVINVTAFDEDADPNGAPYQFVLIEEESVGKWEMVPINGTTVSFHALEALWPGMYKLTVKVSDAQGLACPDNQKFEVEVCSCEKKGSCGPKLAAQRGLPIKIGTPAIGLFLGGAALLLLVPFLLIFCQCGTMSEFTDLPFDAKESLIAYHTEGIGEDKEVPLLSSPVAAIDQKQLFQNGTVSNYVSNNVSSMPVQASVTNESRTFNQEINEGFTETDSKRFWSRRNTFSTANQRNSALYSTSLMFEKQDIYEDMAVGDAFLNEYFSQKASCLAANPLLTDGLLLYGYEGRGSPAGSVGRCSLLESDDDLEFLNNLGSKFLTLAELCHPPKPPVPPPKTEQVVKSVETSFKTEKSISTSTVQVTKTVPPPQEVQQSSVTKVETVNKSATLPSAKASEMLFVQQQPLFYLVEQQIPNTVFVESPTQGLYVINGNPGTEGLILQGGNISQATLSRGQQAMYVINGAPVAANQPIQLQTERQEQETVLGFSPVSSPIGSPGGVLLMQTHFQENPLQGATSRPPILLADVPTLGKQKKKTTPPEPLGTKEVEPKAKNTAPSK; via the exons ATGACG GCATCGAGAGCCAACAGCAGATCTAATCGAAGGAAACGAGAGTGGATTCTTCCACCAACAAGACTTTATGAGAATATTGACTACACAAAAGAGGATTTTGTGGCAAAG atccGGTCTGATAAAGATATTAACTGGCAGATGGTGGAATATGGACTAACAGGTCACGGCGCTGACAAGGCACCCTATAACTTGTTTGTTATCAATCCTGAAAATGGCTATGTTAGGGTCACCAGCCTGCTAGACAGAGAGAAAACATCCTTATATAAC CTGACTGGCATAGCGAAATTTCGTAACGGATCAATAGCAGAGGAAAACATTGAGCTGAAAATTAAAGTTGAGGATCAGAATGATAACCCACCGATATTCAAACAACAAAGGGGATCCGTGAGGGAAAGCAGCAAGATTG GAACACCTGTCGTGCAAATAAAAGCTACCGATGCGGATGAACCGGACACACTTAATTCCAAAatagcatacagtatattaagaCAAACCCCAGCCGAATCTGGGCATATGTTCTCCATTGATAAAACAACTGGGATAGTCTATGTGAAGGAGAAAGCCCTGGATCGAGAG AGACACGACACATATACTTTAATAGTTCAGGGAGTTGATATGAACGGAGCTGCGTCTGGCAACACAGGAACAGGCACAGTGCAAATTCGTATTTTGGATATTAATGACAATGTTCCCACTCTTGAGAAAGAAGAG TATTCGGGCAGTGTTGATGAAGGTGTGATTGATGTGGTTGTCATGAGAATTAAAGCCCTGGACAAGGATCTGGAATTCACTGACAACTGGCTGGCAGTGTTTGATATCCATAAAGGAAATGAAGACAATATCTTCTCTATTGAAACGGACCCTAAAACGAATGAGGGAATTCTAAAACTTGTCAAG CCTGTTGATTTTGAAAAGGTAAAAGAATTAGACCTCAGTTtggttatttcaaatgtagctCCTTTCATAAATGGAAGTGCTTTAGAGCTGGACGTTAATCTAGACAAGGGTTTAGGGCCTGGAGCAGGCCTAGGAGCAGGGGCCGGGGTGGGAGCGGGGTTAGGAGTAGGCTTAGGTTTGGGACTAGGACTGGATGCGGGACTGGACGCGGGACTGGACGCGGGACTGGATGCAGGACTGGATTTGGATGCTGGATTGGGTGTAGATGCTGGACTGGATGCTGGATTGGGTTTAGATGCTGGACTGGATGCTGGATTGGATCTGGGTGCTGGAGTGGATGCAGGTGGTGATGTTGGGCTTAAACCTGATGGTAAGCCTGGAGCCAAGCCCGGCCCCTCACCTGGTGTCAAGCCTGGGACAAAACCTGGTACTAAACCATCTGGCAAACCTGGATCTGAGCCTGATAAAAAACCAGCTGGGAAAGGTTACCCAGTTAAGATCAGTGTAAACAACCAACCCGATGGTCCTAGCTTCTCACCTTCTGTGAAAGGCTTCCCAGTGTCAGAAGATCCAGATAATAAAGATTTCCCAATAGTGCTGGGAACGTATGCTGCTTTGGATGGTGACACTGGAGAACCAGCTGAAAATGTGAG GTATGCTAAAGGTCATGATCCCGATAACTGGCTCAGCATTGATGAGGAAACTGCTGAGATTAAACTAACAAAGGCACCTGATCGAGAATCAAAGTTTTTGGTCAATGGAACCTACTTCGCAAAGATTATCTGCATGACTCAAG atGTGCCAGCTAAGACTGCGACTGGGACAATAGCATTAAAAGTAGAGGACTCAAATGATCACTGTCCCAAGCTGACCAGCACCCATCATCAAACTTGTGATAATAATAAAGTGATTAATGTCACAGCTTTCGATGAGGATGCTGATCCAAATGGAGCACCTTATCAATTTGTTCTGATAGAAGAGGAAAGTGTGGGAAAATGGGAGATGGTGCCTATAAACG GAACAACTGTAAGCTTTCATGCACTGGAGGCTTTGTGGCCAGGCATGTACAAGCTGACAGTGAAGGTCTCGGACGCTCAGGGTCTGGCCTGTCCAGACAACCAAAAGTTTGAGGTAGAAGTTTGCAGCTGTGAGAAAAAAGGCTCATGTGGGCCGAAACTGGCTGCACAGCGTGGCTTACCAATCAAAATAGGAACACCAGCCATTGGCTTGTTCCTCGGTGGTGCAGCTTTGCTCCTGT TGGTACCCTTCCTCCTGATCTTCTGCCAGTGTGGGACCATGAGCGAATTCACAGATTTGCCCTTTGATGCTAAAGAATCTCTCATTGCATATCACACTGAAGGCATAGGAGAGGACAAG GAGGTTCCTCTTCTCAGCAGTCCTGTTGCTGCAATAGACCAAAAACAACTGTTCCAGAATGGAACAGTTTCCAACTATGTATCCAACAATGTATCCTCAATGCCCGTTCAAGCAAGTGTCACTAATGAAAGCAGAACATTCAACCAGGAAATAAACGAAGGGTTTACAGAAACTGACAGCAAAAGGTTTTGGTCCCGGCGAAACACCTTTTCAACAGCCAACCAGCGCAACAGTGCTCTCTACTCTACATCACTCATGTttgaaaaacaagacatttaTGAGGATATGGCAGTGGGAGATGCCTTTCTCAATGAATATTTCTCTCAG AAAGCAAGCTGTCTTGCAGCGAACCCTCTTCTGACAGATGGTCTTCTGTTGTATGGGTATGAGGGTCGAGGCAGCCCGGCTGGCTCTGTTGGTCGTTGCAGCCTCCTTGAGTCTGACGATGACCTGGAGTTCCTCAACAACCTAGGGTCAAAGTTCCTTACATTAGCGGAACTATGCCATCCTCCAAAGCCTCCTGTACCCCCTCCCAAAACTGAGCAAGTAGTCAAATCGGTTGAAACCAGCTTCAAAACCGAGAAGTCCATCAGTACTAGCACTGTCCAGGTTACCAAAACCGTCCCACCTCCACAAGAAGTACAACAAAGCTCTGTTACCAAAGTTGAGACGGTTAATAAATCAGCCACGCTTCCAAGTGCCAAAGCAAGCGAGATGCTTTTTGTGCAACAGCAGCCTCTATTCTACCTGGTGGAGCAGCAAATACCAAACACAGTTTTTGTTGAGAGTCCCACTCAGGGTTTGTATGTAATAAATGGAAACCCTGGGACGGAAGGTTTGATACTCCAAGGCGGAAACATTTCACAGGCGACTCTGAGCCGAGGACAACAAGCAATGTATGTGATTAACGGAGCCCCTGTAGCTGCTAATCAGCCGATACAGCTGCAAACGGAAAGACAGGAACAGGAGACTGTGCTGGGATTTAGCCCTGTCTCATCTCCCATCGGATCGCCTGGTGGAGTACTGCTAATGCAGACCCACTTTCAGGAGAACCCATTGCAAGGTGCGACCAGCAGACCACCAATCTTGCTTGCTGATGTTCCAACACTGGGCAAACAAAAGAAGAAGACGACACCACCTGAGCCACTGGGTACTAAAGAAGTGGAGCCTAAAGCAAAAAACACTGCACCATCTAAATAG